In the genome of Deferribacterota bacterium, the window CATTGGTTTGTTTATTTCTTTTATTGGTTTAAAGGAATCGGGTATTATTGTTTCAAATAGTAGCACTTTTTTATCACTAGGGGATATGACTAATACCTCACCTTTACTTGCTATAGTTGGATTAGTTGTTATAGCTATTCTACGCTCAAGGGATGTCAAAGGCGCAATTTTGATAGGTGTAGTGTTTGTATGGGTAATTTCAATTATTCTTGGTGTTAGTCAGTTTAATGGGTTTATCAGTAAGCCCCCATCAATTGAACCTGTATTTTTAAAGCTTGACATATTAAATATATTAGATATTAGCTATCTTTCAGTTATATTTGTAATACTTTTTGTTGCTCTATTTGATGCTACTGGTACTTTTTTGGGGGTCTCAAAACTTGGCGGTTTTCTTGTTAATGGCGAATTGCCTAGAATGACAAGGGCTTTAAGTATAGATGCTGTTTCAACTATGTTTGGTGCAGCTCTTGGAACGTCACCTGTTACAGTATATGTAGAGAGCTCTTCTGGGATACTAGCTGGTGGAAAAACAGGGCTAACAAGCGTTGTGGTTGGCATTCTTTTCTTGCTCTCTATATTTATTGCTCCAATTGCCACCTCAATTCCTATATTTGCAGTATCCCCCGCTCTTATTATAATTGGTTCTTATATGATGAGCTCTGTTAGAGATATTAATTGGTCTGATTTTACTGAGGCCTTACCATCTTTTTTGCTAATTGTTTTTATGCCTTTTACTTTTAGTATTGCCAATGGTATAGTTATAGGTGTTATAGTATATCCAATTTTAAAACTCTTTACTGGTAAAATACAAGAGACTACACCACTAATGTGGATTTTAATGCTTCTGTTTTTATTAAAATTTTTTTATGAGGGTATTATAAAATGGATATTGTAATAAATAATGCACTAATACCAGATTTTAAGAATTATAGATTTAAAAAATGTCACATTGGCATAAAAAATGGTATTATTTCTAAGATAAGCGATGTAAGCATAAATGGTGAAACTGTAATTAATGCAGATGAAAGGTTAGTAAGCCCATCTCTTATTGATTGTCATTGTCACATAGAGAGCTCATATTTGTCCCCCTATTATTTTGGTCAATTTGTGGCAAATTATGGAACAACATGTGTTATTGCCGATCCCCATGAGATAGCCAATGTTTCAGGTATCTCTGGGGTTAATTATTTTATAGAGAATGCAAAACTATCTGAT includes:
- a CDS encoding NCS2 family permease: MFFKNLIYNIFKLKEKNTTIAREILAGITTFVTMAYVIFINPAILSKTGMDPSAVLIATVIGSAFGCLLMGILANYPFALAPGMGLTAYFAYIVVGQMGYSWQAALGAVFMAALIFLLLTILKIRNLIIKGIPESLKSSISVGIGLFISFIGLKESGIIVSNSSTFLSLGDMTNTSPLLAIVGLVVIAILRSRDVKGAILIGVVFVWVISIILGVSQFNGFISKPPSIEPVFLKLDILNILDISYLSVIFVILFVALFDATGTFLGVSKLGGFLVNGELPRMTRALSIDAVSTMFGAALGTSPVTVYVESSSGILAGGKTGLTSVVVGILFLLSIFIAPIATSIPIFAVSPALIIIGSYMMSSVRDINWSDFTEALPSFLLIVFMPFTFSIANGIVIGVIVYPILKLFTGKIQETTPLMWILMLLFLLKFFYEGIIKWIL